The following proteins are encoded in a genomic region of Peromyscus maniculatus bairdii isolate BWxNUB_F1_BW_parent chromosome 12, HU_Pman_BW_mat_3.1, whole genome shotgun sequence:
- the Trmt10c gene encoding tRNA methyltransferase 10 homolog C isoform X3 — protein sequence MNVTVRFLRPFARLMVPFTFHRKRRNLYSTILQRSMSSKVPSLSCHSKDSTSPPEQLELDGWKTTMKSSIQEDSVSVVSDKDQDSLAATRELIEMWRLLGKEVPEHITEEELKTLVECASKSAKKKYLRFLYGKEKMKKAQQIKKERKAEAREEAKKARLLEAGKSKEQQDFMFLRLWDRWINIALGWKGVQAMKFGQPLVFDMGYENYMKSSELQNTVSQLLESEGWNRKNVDPFHLYFCNLKLDGAYHRELVRRYGEKWDKLLLTATEKSAVDLFPKDSIIYLTADSPNIMTTFKHDKIYIIGSFVDKNTQTGTSLAKAKRLNLATERLPLDKYLQWEIGNKNLTLDQMIRILLCMKNTGSWEEALKFVPRRKHMGYLEIPQHSQEAFNKQKKTKTSLFLEGSLNVRRQKR from the coding sequence ATGAATGTTACTGTCCGATTCTTGAGACCTTTTGCCAGGTTAATGGTGCCATTTACCTTTCATAGGAAGAGAAGGAATTTATATTCAACAATTCTGCAGAGATCGATGTCCTCCAAAGTACCTTCTTTGTCCTGTCATAGTAAGGACAGTACGTCCCCTCCTGAACAGCTAGAATTGGATGGGTGGAAAACCACAATGAAATCTAGCATTCAAGAAGATAGTGTTTCAGTGGTCTCAGACAAAGATCAAGATTCTCTAGCTGCCACCAGAGAATTAATTGAGATGTGGAGATTACTTGGCAAAGAAGTACCAGAACATATCACTGAAGAAGAACTCAAAACCCTTGTGGAATGTGCTTCTAAATCAgccaaaaaaaaatacttaaggtTTTTGTATggtaaggaaaaaatgaaaaaagctcagcagataaagaaggaaaggaaggcagaggccagggaagaagCAAAGAAGGCCAGGTTGCTGGAAGCCGGCAAGAGTAAGGAGCAGCAGGACTTCATGTTTCTTCGACTCTGGGACCGCTGGATCAACATCGCACTGGGTTGGAAGGGTGTCCAGGCTATGAAGTTTGGACAGCCTTTGGTTTTTGATATGGGTTATGAAAATTACATGAAATCAAGTGAACTGCAGAATACTGTTTCTCAGCTTTTAGAAAGTGAAGGATGGAACAGAAAAAATGTTGATCCTTTCCACCTTTATTTCTGCAATCTTAAACTAGATGGTGCTTATCATCGAGAGTTAGTTAGACGTTACGGTGAAAAATGGGACAAACTGCtcttaacagcaacagaaaagtctgCTGTTGATTTGTTTCCAAAGGACAGTATTATATATTTAACTGCAGATTCTCCCAATATTATGACTACCTTCAAGCAcgataaaatttatataattggATCATTTGTTGATAAAAATACACAGACAGGCACATCCCTTGCCAAGGCAAAACGGCTAAATCTAGCAACAGAGCGTCTTCCACTAGATAAATATTTACAATGGGAAATTGGTAACAAAAATCTCACCTTAGATCAAATGATCCGTATTTTGCTCTGCATGAAAAACACTGGTAGCTGGGAAGAGGCTTTGAAGTTTGTTCCCAGGAGAAAGCATATGGGCTATTTAGAGATCCCTCAGCATTCTCAGGAGGCTTTTAACAAACAGAAGAAGACAAAGACAAGTTTATTTCTAGAAGGTTCCTTAAATGTACGCAGACAGAAAAGGTGa
- the Trmt10c gene encoding tRNA methyltransferase 10 homolog C isoform X2 codes for MGSLHFFKMNVTVRFLRPFARLMVPFTFHRKRRNLYSTILQRSMSSKVPSLSCHSKDSTSPPEQLELDGWKTTMKSSIQEDSVSVVSDKDQDSLAATRELIEMWRLLGKEVPEHITEEELKTLVECASKSAKKKYLRFLYGKEKMKKAQQIKKERKAEAREEAKKARLLEAGKSKEQQDFMFLRLWDRWINIALGWKGVQAMKFGQPLVFDMGYENYMKSSELQNTVSQLLESEGWNRKNVDPFHLYFCNLKLDGAYHRELVRRYGEKWDKLLLTATEKSAVDLFPKDSIIYLTADSPNIMTTFKHDKIYIIGSFVDKNTQTGTSLAKAKRLNLATERLPLDKYLQWEIGNKNLTLDQMIRILLCMKNTGSWEEALKFVPRRKHMGYLEIPQHSQEAFNKQKKTKTSLFLEGSLNVRRQKR; via the coding sequence gGGTTCCTTACATTTCTTCAAAATGAATGTTACTGTCCGATTCTTGAGACCTTTTGCCAGGTTAATGGTGCCATTTACCTTTCATAGGAAGAGAAGGAATTTATATTCAACAATTCTGCAGAGATCGATGTCCTCCAAAGTACCTTCTTTGTCCTGTCATAGTAAGGACAGTACGTCCCCTCCTGAACAGCTAGAATTGGATGGGTGGAAAACCACAATGAAATCTAGCATTCAAGAAGATAGTGTTTCAGTGGTCTCAGACAAAGATCAAGATTCTCTAGCTGCCACCAGAGAATTAATTGAGATGTGGAGATTACTTGGCAAAGAAGTACCAGAACATATCACTGAAGAAGAACTCAAAACCCTTGTGGAATGTGCTTCTAAATCAgccaaaaaaaaatacttaaggtTTTTGTATggtaaggaaaaaatgaaaaaagctcagcagataaagaaggaaaggaaggcagaggccagggaagaagCAAAGAAGGCCAGGTTGCTGGAAGCCGGCAAGAGTAAGGAGCAGCAGGACTTCATGTTTCTTCGACTCTGGGACCGCTGGATCAACATCGCACTGGGTTGGAAGGGTGTCCAGGCTATGAAGTTTGGACAGCCTTTGGTTTTTGATATGGGTTATGAAAATTACATGAAATCAAGTGAACTGCAGAATACTGTTTCTCAGCTTTTAGAAAGTGAAGGATGGAACAGAAAAAATGTTGATCCTTTCCACCTTTATTTCTGCAATCTTAAACTAGATGGTGCTTATCATCGAGAGTTAGTTAGACGTTACGGTGAAAAATGGGACAAACTGCtcttaacagcaacagaaaagtctgCTGTTGATTTGTTTCCAAAGGACAGTATTATATATTTAACTGCAGATTCTCCCAATATTATGACTACCTTCAAGCAcgataaaatttatataattggATCATTTGTTGATAAAAATACACAGACAGGCACATCCCTTGCCAAGGCAAAACGGCTAAATCTAGCAACAGAGCGTCTTCCACTAGATAAATATTTACAATGGGAAATTGGTAACAAAAATCTCACCTTAGATCAAATGATCCGTATTTTGCTCTGCATGAAAAACACTGGTAGCTGGGAAGAGGCTTTGAAGTTTGTTCCCAGGAGAAAGCATATGGGCTATTTAGAGATCCCTCAGCATTCTCAGGAGGCTTTTAACAAACAGAAGAAGACAAAGACAAGTTTATTTCTAGAAGGTTCCTTAAATGTACGCAGACAGAAAAGGTGa
- the Trmt10c gene encoding tRNA methyltransferase 10 homolog C isoform X1: MCRLPKGTLETVFRGSLHFFKMNVTVRFLRPFARLMVPFTFHRKRRNLYSTILQRSMSSKVPSLSCHSKDSTSPPEQLELDGWKTTMKSSIQEDSVSVVSDKDQDSLAATRELIEMWRLLGKEVPEHITEEELKTLVECASKSAKKKYLRFLYGKEKMKKAQQIKKERKAEAREEAKKARLLEAGKSKEQQDFMFLRLWDRWINIALGWKGVQAMKFGQPLVFDMGYENYMKSSELQNTVSQLLESEGWNRKNVDPFHLYFCNLKLDGAYHRELVRRYGEKWDKLLLTATEKSAVDLFPKDSIIYLTADSPNIMTTFKHDKIYIIGSFVDKNTQTGTSLAKAKRLNLATERLPLDKYLQWEIGNKNLTLDQMIRILLCMKNTGSWEEALKFVPRRKHMGYLEIPQHSQEAFNKQKKTKTSLFLEGSLNVRRQKR; encoded by the coding sequence gGGTTCCTTACATTTCTTCAAAATGAATGTTACTGTCCGATTCTTGAGACCTTTTGCCAGGTTAATGGTGCCATTTACCTTTCATAGGAAGAGAAGGAATTTATATTCAACAATTCTGCAGAGATCGATGTCCTCCAAAGTACCTTCTTTGTCCTGTCATAGTAAGGACAGTACGTCCCCTCCTGAACAGCTAGAATTGGATGGGTGGAAAACCACAATGAAATCTAGCATTCAAGAAGATAGTGTTTCAGTGGTCTCAGACAAAGATCAAGATTCTCTAGCTGCCACCAGAGAATTAATTGAGATGTGGAGATTACTTGGCAAAGAAGTACCAGAACATATCACTGAAGAAGAACTCAAAACCCTTGTGGAATGTGCTTCTAAATCAgccaaaaaaaaatacttaaggtTTTTGTATggtaaggaaaaaatgaaaaaagctcagcagataaagaaggaaaggaaggcagaggccagggaagaagCAAAGAAGGCCAGGTTGCTGGAAGCCGGCAAGAGTAAGGAGCAGCAGGACTTCATGTTTCTTCGACTCTGGGACCGCTGGATCAACATCGCACTGGGTTGGAAGGGTGTCCAGGCTATGAAGTTTGGACAGCCTTTGGTTTTTGATATGGGTTATGAAAATTACATGAAATCAAGTGAACTGCAGAATACTGTTTCTCAGCTTTTAGAAAGTGAAGGATGGAACAGAAAAAATGTTGATCCTTTCCACCTTTATTTCTGCAATCTTAAACTAGATGGTGCTTATCATCGAGAGTTAGTTAGACGTTACGGTGAAAAATGGGACAAACTGCtcttaacagcaacagaaaagtctgCTGTTGATTTGTTTCCAAAGGACAGTATTATATATTTAACTGCAGATTCTCCCAATATTATGACTACCTTCAAGCAcgataaaatttatataattggATCATTTGTTGATAAAAATACACAGACAGGCACATCCCTTGCCAAGGCAAAACGGCTAAATCTAGCAACAGAGCGTCTTCCACTAGATAAATATTTACAATGGGAAATTGGTAACAAAAATCTCACCTTAGATCAAATGATCCGTATTTTGCTCTGCATGAAAAACACTGGTAGCTGGGAAGAGGCTTTGAAGTTTGTTCCCAGGAGAAAGCATATGGGCTATTTAGAGATCCCTCAGCATTCTCAGGAGGCTTTTAACAAACAGAAGAAGACAAAGACAAGTTTATTTCTAGAAGGTTCCTTAAATGTACGCAGACAGAAAAGGTGa